One Deinococcus radiopugnans ATCC 19172 DNA segment encodes these proteins:
- a CDS encoding Mrp/NBP35 family ATP-binding protein, whose amino-acid sequence MHDALMAALSTVNDPELHRDLVSLGMIERAEVTGGVAQIKVNLTTPACPLKGQIEREVREAALTVPGVSEAVVTFGATVRMAAQPALPGVKHVLLVGSGKGGVGKSSVAVNLAASLAADGARVGLLDADVYGPSVAHMLGQGAARVTANAERKMQPIEAFGMKFISMANLSPAGQALVWRGPMLHSAVQQFVKDAAWGELDYLIVDLPPGTGDVQLSLTQTVQVTGAVIVTTPQDVALIDAARAIDMFRKASVPVLGVVENMSYFVAPDTGNVYDLFGRGGSRKLGEGYPLLGEVPIDMEVRQDGDAGIPAVLAHPDTPAARALIGVARNLAGQVSVLAVNKELAQSLADLPDQLTVV is encoded by the coding sequence ATGCATGACGCCTTGATGGCTGCCCTGAGCACCGTGAACGACCCGGAACTGCACCGCGATCTGGTGTCCCTGGGCATGATCGAGCGGGCCGAGGTGACCGGCGGCGTGGCCCAGATCAAGGTCAACCTGACCACCCCGGCCTGCCCGCTCAAGGGCCAGATCGAGCGCGAGGTCCGCGAGGCGGCGCTGACCGTGCCCGGCGTGAGCGAGGCGGTGGTGACCTTCGGCGCCACCGTGCGGATGGCCGCGCAACCGGCGCTGCCGGGGGTCAAGCACGTGCTGCTGGTGGGCAGCGGCAAGGGCGGCGTGGGCAAGAGCAGCGTGGCGGTGAACCTGGCCGCCTCGCTGGCGGCGGACGGCGCGCGGGTGGGCCTGCTGGACGCCGACGTGTACGGTCCCAGCGTGGCGCACATGCTGGGGCAGGGGGCGGCCCGCGTGACCGCCAACGCCGAGCGCAAGATGCAGCCCATCGAGGCTTTTGGGATGAAGTTCATCAGCATGGCCAACCTCTCCCCCGCCGGGCAGGCGCTGGTGTGGCGCGGGCCGATGCTGCATTCGGCGGTGCAGCAGTTCGTCAAGGACGCGGCCTGGGGTGAACTCGATTACCTGATCGTGGACCTGCCGCCGGGCACCGGGGACGTGCAGCTGTCGCTGACCCAGACCGTGCAGGTCACCGGGGCCGTGATCGTCACCACCCCGCAGGACGTGGCGTTAATCGACGCGGCGCGGGCCATCGATATGTTCCGCAAGGCCAGCGTGCCGGTGCTGGGCGTGGTGGAGAACATGAGTTACTTTGTCGCGCCGGACACTGGCAACGTCTATGACCTGTTCGGGCGCGGGGGCAGCCGCAAGCTGGGCGAGGGGTACCCGCTGCTGGGCGAGGTGCCGATCGACATGGAAGTGCGTCAGGACGGCGACGCCGGAATCCCCGCCGTGCTGGCGCATCCGGACACCCCCGCCGCACGGGCGCTGATCGGGGTGGCCCGCAATCTGGCCGGACAGGTCAGCGTGCTGGCGGTGAACAAGGAACTCGCGCAGTCGCTGGCCGATCTGCCGGACCAGCTGACCGTCGTATGA
- a CDS encoding helix-turn-helix transcriptional regulator, whose amino-acid sequence MSGGAAHMAAPEPPPPAPPERTKVRLLELVKRHGPQTAQDLAARLEVSIPAARRHLGDLQDQGLLQSRTERPGGRGRPQHVFSLTERGEAAFPRTYSGLCVDVLRHVEGLFGEGAVLKVLDARNAEIAARLETELPTHLPLEDRIQRLAALLTDMGFDTVLEQDGPDWCLTQRNCPNLTVARQYGQLCDSELQLYAGLLGTPVVRETRIACGQSACRYRIVG is encoded by the coding sequence ATGAGCGGCGGCGCGGCCCACATGGCGGCCCCGGAACCACCGCCGCCTGCCCCGCCCGAACGCACCAAGGTGCGGCTGCTGGAACTGGTCAAACGCCACGGACCGCAGACCGCGCAGGATCTGGCCGCGCGGCTGGAGGTCAGCATTCCGGCGGCCCGCCGTCACCTGGGGGACCTGCAGGACCAGGGCCTGCTGCAGTCGCGCACCGAGCGGCCCGGCGGGCGCGGCCGGCCCCAGCACGTCTTCAGCCTGACCGAGCGCGGCGAGGCGGCCTTTCCGCGCACCTATTCCGGCCTGTGCGTGGACGTGCTGCGCCACGTCGAGGGCCTGTTCGGCGAGGGCGCGGTCCTGAAGGTGCTGGACGCCCGCAACGCCGAGATCGCGGCGCGGCTGGAGACTGAACTGCCCACCCATCTGCCGCTGGAAGACCGCATTCAGCGGCTCGCGGCGCTGCTGACCGACATGGGCTTCGACACCGTGCTGGAGCAGGACGGTCCGGACTGGTGCCTGACCCAGCGCAACTGCCCCAACCTGACGGTGGCCCGGCAGTACGGCCAGCTGTGCGACTCCGAGCTGCAGCTGTACGCCGGCCTGCTGGGCACGCCCGTGGTCCGCGAGACCCGCATCGCCTGTGGGCAGAGCGCGTGCCGCTACCGGATCGTCGGCTGA
- a CDS encoding 2'-5' RNA ligase family protein, giving the protein MTHSLPPLPEPARPLFSLVAWPPQVLDTWMRRTQAALNVSGFGLPHLNLRAPFQTSLEGSELVAAFREGLRGEPALEVRVRGWKRLSGVIFLEFELDAALANLHARVLSIGPSSRAPYDGADYRPHLTLALGILPWAEDLLWEQVQALTPPLDRFTVQALSLTREERGEVQELHTFPLILPPEEEAPRNDAGAAPS; this is encoded by the coding sequence ATGACCCACTCCCTGCCTCCCCTTCCTGAGCCGGCCCGGCCGCTGTTCAGCCTGGTGGCGTGGCCGCCGCAGGTGCTGGACACCTGGATGCGCCGCACCCAGGCGGCGCTGAACGTGAGCGGCTTCGGCCTGCCCCACCTGAACCTACGCGCCCCGTTTCAGACCAGCCTGGAGGGCAGTGAACTGGTGGCGGCCTTCCGCGAGGGCCTGCGCGGCGAGCCGGCGCTGGAGGTCCGGGTGCGCGGCTGGAAACGCCTGAGCGGCGTGATCTTCTTGGAATTCGAGCTGGACGCGGCGCTGGCCAATTTGCATGCCCGCGTGCTGAGCATCGGGCCATCCAGCCGAGCCCCGTACGACGGCGCCGACTACCGCCCGCACCTGACGCTGGCGCTGGGCATCCTGCCGTGGGCCGAGGACCTGCTGTGGGAACAGGTGCAGGCCCTGACGCCCCCGCTGGACCGCTTCACCGTGCAGGCCCTGAGCCTGACCCGTGAGGAGCGGGGCGAGGTGCAGGAACTGCACACCTTCCCGCTGATCCTGCCCCCGGAAGAAGAGGCGCCGAGAAACGACGCCGGGGCCGCCCCGAGCTAG